A section of the Desulfovibrio porci genome encodes:
- the vorB gene encoding 3-methyl-2-oxobutanoate dehydrogenase subunit VorB codes for MSASQTERVLIKGNEAVAFGAVDAGCRCYFGYPITPQNEIPEALSVLLPENGGRFVQAESEVAASNMLLGAAACGVPAMTSSSGCGISLMQEAVSYMAGSHVPGVIVNMQRGGPGLGDIGPSQGDYFQAVKGGGHGDHRNLVLAPATAQECYDFMFRAFALAFKYANPVMVLGDAIVGQIKEPVRREPPRDAMRPEDIRALAKDWRLEGYGRRGPGAAPRLLKSVYLAEGALAERNRLLMEKYAAMRAETAFEQTDTDDAELIVVAFGSMARIARSAIRQLRAQGHKPGLFRPVTLYPFPDEALRALAPGRRFLVIEQNTGQMVEDVRLTLNGAAAVSWHGVMPGLFIGADELTEPILRALKEKKQ; via the coding sequence ATGAGCGCATCACAGACGGAACGCGTGCTGATCAAGGGCAACGAGGCTGTGGCCTTCGGCGCGGTGGACGCGGGCTGCCGCTGCTATTTCGGCTATCCCATCACGCCCCAGAATGAAATTCCCGAGGCTCTCTCCGTGCTGCTGCCAGAGAACGGCGGCCGGTTCGTGCAGGCCGAAAGCGAAGTGGCCGCCTCCAACATGCTGCTGGGCGCGGCGGCCTGTGGCGTCCCGGCCATGACCTCGTCCTCCGGCTGCGGCATCTCGCTGATGCAGGAGGCCGTTTCCTACATGGCCGGCAGCCACGTGCCGGGCGTCATCGTCAACATGCAGCGCGGCGGCCCCGGCCTGGGGGACATCGGCCCCTCCCAGGGCGACTATTTTCAGGCGGTCAAGGGCGGCGGCCACGGCGACCACCGCAATCTGGTCCTGGCCCCGGCCACGGCGCAGGAATGCTACGACTTCATGTTCCGGGCCTTTGCCCTGGCCTTCAAGTACGCCAATCCGGTCATGGTGCTGGGCGACGCCATTGTGGGCCAGATCAAGGAACCCGTGCGCCGCGAGCCTCCCAGGGACGCCATGCGGCCCGAAGACATCCGGGCTCTGGCCAAGGACTGGCGGCTGGAGGGCTACGGCAGACGCGGCCCCGGCGCGGCCCCGCGCCTGCTCAAATCCGTGTATCTGGCCGAAGGAGCCCTGGCCGAGCGCAACCGCCTGCTGATGGAAAAATACGCGGCCATGCGCGCGGAAACCGCCTTTGAACAGACAGATACGGACGATGCCGAGCTGATCGTGGTGGCCTTCGGCTCCATGGCCCGCATCGCGCGCAGCGCCATCCGGCAGTTGCGCGCGCAGGGGCACAAGCCGGGCCTGTTCCGGCCCGTGACCCTGTATCCTTTCCCGGATGAGGCCCTGCGCGCTCTGGCGCCGGGACGGCGCTTCCTGGTTATCGAACAGAATACCGGCCAGATGGTCGAGGACGTGCGCCTGACGCTCAACGGCGCGGCCGCGGTTTCTTGGCACGGGGTCATGCCCGGCCTGTTCATCGGTGCGGACGAACTGACGGAGCCCATCCTCCGGGCGCTCAAGGAGAAAAAACAATGA
- the queA gene encoding tRNA preQ1(34) S-adenosylmethionine ribosyltransferase-isomerase QueA has product MIPEEADFFLSSYRFDLPPEQIAQFPPEERGASRLLVMPRKGAPDPCPELRHAMFSELPDLLPPGALIVANNSRVLQARLLGSRFTGGKVEFLLLTPLPLVMERASPDKAGGADAFSAEAEGLVRCGGSVREGETFAFGAGIRVTVLESGPFGKRRVRLAWRGDLAKAFAATGHIPLPPYIKRADGEEDLSRYQTVYARDDKTGSVAAPTAGLHFTPALRERLAARGFEWAEVTLYVGYGTFSPVRSEDIRGHRMHREYVEVPEATAEAVARAKAQGRPVLAVGTTSVRTLEGVAELCGRVQPYTGWTDIFLYPGRSFRVVDAMLTNFHLPESSLLMLVSAFAGRERMLAAYAEAVARGYRFFSYGDAMLIK; this is encoded by the coding sequence ATGATTCCCGAAGAAGCCGATTTTTTTCTGAGCAGCTACCGTTTTGATCTGCCGCCGGAGCAGATCGCCCAGTTCCCTCCGGAAGAGCGCGGCGCATCGCGTCTGCTGGTCATGCCGCGCAAGGGCGCTCCCGATCCTTGCCCTGAACTGCGTCACGCCATGTTCAGCGAACTGCCCGACCTGTTGCCGCCCGGCGCGCTGATCGTAGCCAACAATTCGCGCGTCCTCCAGGCCCGCCTGCTGGGATCGCGGTTTACGGGCGGCAAAGTGGAATTTCTGCTGCTCACGCCCCTGCCCCTGGTCATGGAGCGGGCCTCCCCCGACAAGGCCGGCGGCGCGGACGCCTTCAGCGCCGAGGCCGAGGGGCTGGTGCGTTGCGGCGGCAGCGTGCGCGAGGGCGAAACCTTCGCCTTCGGCGCGGGCATCAGGGTCACGGTGCTGGAATCCGGCCCCTTCGGCAAACGCCGGGTGCGGCTGGCCTGGCGGGGCGATCTGGCCAAGGCCTTCGCGGCTACCGGGCACATCCCCCTGCCGCCCTACATTAAACGCGCCGACGGCGAAGAGGACCTCAGCCGTTACCAGACCGTCTACGCCAGGGACGACAAAACCGGCTCCGTGGCCGCGCCCACGGCCGGTCTGCATTTCACCCCGGCTCTGCGCGAGCGGCTGGCGGCGCGGGGCTTTGAATGGGCCGAAGTGACCCTCTACGTGGGTTACGGCACTTTCAGTCCGGTGCGCAGCGAGGATATTCGCGGCCACCGCATGCACCGTGAATATGTGGAGGTGCCTGAGGCCACCGCCGAAGCCGTGGCCAGGGCCAAGGCCCAGGGCCGTCCCGTGCTGGCTGTGGGCACCACCAGCGTGCGGACCCTGGAGGGCGTGGCCGAACTCTGCGGCCGGGTGCAGCCCTACACGGGCTGGACGGACATTTTTCTCTATCCCGGCAGGAGTTTTCGCGTGGTGGACGCCATGCTGACCAACTTCCATCTGCCGGAATCCTCGCTGCTCATGCTGGTTTCGGCCTTTGCCGGGCGTGAGCGCATGCTGGCGGCCTATGCCGAAGCCGTGGCCCGGGGCTACCGCTTTTTCTCCTACGGGGACGCCATGCTTATAAAGTAG
- a CDS encoding indolepyruvate ferredoxin oxidoreductase subunit alpha, giving the protein MSRIVFLEDRCKGCRLCVEACPVHILRPSGRFNHQGYEIMEMDGQCTGCASCAVMCPDAAIRVFKSAKAKSAAEGGAA; this is encoded by the coding sequence ATGTCGCGAATAGTTTTTCTGGAAGACCGCTGCAAGGGTTGCCGTCTCTGCGTGGAGGCCTGCCCTGTGCATATTCTTCGTCCGTCGGGGCGTTTCAACCATCAGGGCTATGAAATTATGGAGATGGACGGCCAGTGCACGGGCTGCGCCTCCTGCGCCGTCATGTGCCCGGACGCGGCCATCCGGGTGTTCAAAAGCGCCAAAGCCAAAAGCGCGGCGGAAGGGGGCGCGGCATGA